A genomic region of Miscanthus floridulus cultivar M001 chromosome 3, ASM1932011v1, whole genome shotgun sequence contains the following coding sequences:
- the LOC136544978 gene encoding uncharacterized protein, with amino-acid sequence MASQAIESHRAGAVVVTGDAACRKKSVELLEELGLPKGLLPMEDIQEFGYNRDTGFMWLVQGKKKVEHTFKKIKQTVSYAVEVTAFAEKGKLRKITSVKTKELMLWLSVVEVYVPEDSPEKVAFKTGTGLADSFDAAAFALGE; translated from the coding sequence ATGGCGTCCCAGGCCATCGAAAGCCACCGTGCCGGTGCAGTGGTCGTCACTGGAGATGCTGCATGCAGGAAGAAGTCCGTTGAGCTGCTGGAGGAGCTCGGCCTCCCCAAGGGCCTGCTTCCTATGGAGGACATCCAGGAGTTCGGGTACAATCGTGACACGGGGTTCATGTGGCTGGTTCaggggaagaagaaggtggagcacACCTTCAAGAAGATCAAGCAGACGGTGTCGTACGCCGTTGAGGTGACGGCGTTCGCCGAGAAAGGCAAGCTGAGGAAGATCACCAGTGTGAAGACCAAGGAGCTGATGCTCTGGCTCAGCGTCGTCGAGGTTTATGTCCCGGAGGACTCGCCGGAGAAGGTCGCCTTCAAGACTGGCACCGGCCTCGCAGACAGCTTCGATGCTGCTGCCTTTGCTCTTGGGGAATAA
- the LOC136543148 gene encoding uncharacterized protein At5g01610-like, which produces MELLEELGLPKGLLPTEDIQDFGYNSDTGFMWLVQGKKKVEHNFKKIKQTVSYANEVMAFAEKGKLRKITGVKTKELMLWLSVVEVYTPETSSEKVTFKTGTSLSDTFDAAFALGEG; this is translated from the coding sequence ATGGAGCTTCTGGAGGAGCTCGGCCTCCCCAAGGGCCTCCTTCCAACGGAGGACATCCAGGACTTCGGGTACAACAGTGACACTGGCTTCATGTGGCTGGTGCAGGGGAAGAAGAAAGTCGAGCACAACTTCAAGAAGATCAAGCAGACTGTATCCTATGCCAATGAAGTCATGGCGTTCGCAGAGAAAGGCAAGCTGAGAAAGATCACTGGCGTGAAGACCAAGGAGCTAATGCTCTGGCTCAGCGTCGTCGAGGTCTATACTCCTGAGACCTCGTCGGAGAAGGTCACCTTCAAGACTGGCACTAGCCTCTCTGATACCTTTGATGCTGCCTTTGCGCTTGGAGAGGGATGA